One Xiphophorus hellerii strain 12219 chromosome 24, Xiphophorus_hellerii-4.1, whole genome shotgun sequence DNA window includes the following coding sequences:
- the LOC116716115 gene encoding ras-related and estrogen-regulated growth inhibitor isoform X4 — protein sequence MVPVKLLILGAQNTGKTALCVRFITKRFIGEYDHKTEVTYRCSRTVDQETVDLEILDLPCKRSSFLEIPRLKTLIDKTKQSLVFPTVLVANKADLEVGRKVTTEEGQRLAKDLGFCILMFVQLLFRNVTFQFVSLLILFLCLMCRCGFRELSVAEAVLSVEAVIFQLIRLTLDQQRPLPDRRSYMLTVRHALTRKLTRSKTMQW from the exons ATGGTTCCTGTTAAACTCCTCATTCTGGGAGCTCAGAACACTGGAAAAACAG CACTGTGTGTTCGGTTTATAACGAAGCGTTTTATTGGTGAATATGACCATAAGACGG AGGTGACATACAGATGTAGTCGGACAGTGGACCAGGAAACTGTTGATCTGGAGATCTTGGATTTACCTTGTAAG CGCTCCAGCTTCCTGGAAATCCCTCGACTTAAAACGCTCATCGACAAAACCAAGCAAAGTCTCG TTTTTCCTACAGTGCTGGTAGCCAATAAGGCAGATCTGGAAGTCGGCAGGAAGGTGACAACAGAGGAGGGACAGAGACTCGCCAAAGATTTAGGGTTTTGTATACTTATGTTTGTGCAACTGCTCTttagaaatgtaacatttcaatttgtttccctgctgattttgtttctgtgtctcaTGTGCAGATGTGGCTTCAGAGAGCTGTCAGTAGCTGAGGCAGTTTTATCAGTGGAAGCAGTAATTTTCCAACTCATCAg GCTGACGTTGGATCAGCAGCGCCCCCTACCTGACAGGCGCTCCTACATGCTGACAGTCCGCCATGCTTTGACCAGGAAGCTGACGCGCTCAAAGACAATGCAGTGGTGA
- the LOC116716115 gene encoding ras-related and estrogen-regulated growth inhibitor isoform X5, with protein sequence MVPVKLLILGAQNTGKTALCVRFITKRFIGEYDHKTEVTYRCSRTVDQETVDLEILDLPCKNSVASIESSIRWADGFLLLYSITQRSSFLEIPRLKTLIDKTKQSLVFPTVLVANKADLEVGRKVTTEEGQRLAKDLGCGFRELSVAEAVLSVEAVIFQLIRLTLDQQRPLPDRRSYMLTVRHALTRKLTRSKTMQW encoded by the exons ATGGTTCCTGTTAAACTCCTCATTCTGGGAGCTCAGAACACTGGAAAAACAG CACTGTGTGTTCGGTTTATAACGAAGCGTTTTATTGGTGAATATGACCATAAGACGG AGGTGACATACAGATGTAGTCGGACAGTGGACCAGGAAACTGTTGATCTGGAGATCTTGGATTTACCTTGTAAG AACTCTGTGGCTTCTATTGAGTCCTCCATTCGCTGGGCTGATGGTTTCCTACTGCTCTACTCTATCACTCAGCGCTCCAGCTTCCTGGAAATCCCTCGACTTAAAACGCTCATCGACAAAACCAAGCAAAGTCTCG TTTTTCCTACAGTGCTGGTAGCCAATAAGGCAGATCTGGAAGTCGGCAGGAAGGTGACAACAGAGGAGGGACAGAGACTCGCCAAAGATTTAGG ATGTGGCTTCAGAGAGCTGTCAGTAGCTGAGGCAGTTTTATCAGTGGAAGCAGTAATTTTCCAACTCATCAg GCTGACGTTGGATCAGCAGCGCCCCCTACCTGACAGGCGCTCCTACATGCTGACAGTCCGCCATGCTTTGACCAGGAAGCTGACGCGCTCAAAGACAATGCAGTGGTGA
- the LOC116716115 gene encoding ras-related and estrogen-regulated growth inhibitor isoform X2, whose protein sequence is MVPVKLLILGAQNTGKTALCVRFITKRFIGEYDHKTEVTYRCSRTVDQETVDLEILDLPCKNSVASIESSIRWADGFLLLYSITQRSSFLEIPRLKTLIDKTKQSLVLVANKADLEVGRKVTTEEGQRLAKDLGFCILMFVQLLFRNVTFQFVSLLILFLCLMCRCGFRELSVAEAVLSVEAVIFQLIRLTLDQQRPLPDRRSYMLTVRHALTRKLTRSKTMQW, encoded by the exons ATGGTTCCTGTTAAACTCCTCATTCTGGGAGCTCAGAACACTGGAAAAACAG CACTGTGTGTTCGGTTTATAACGAAGCGTTTTATTGGTGAATATGACCATAAGACGG AGGTGACATACAGATGTAGTCGGACAGTGGACCAGGAAACTGTTGATCTGGAGATCTTGGATTTACCTTGTAAG AACTCTGTGGCTTCTATTGAGTCCTCCATTCGCTGGGCTGATGGTTTCCTACTGCTCTACTCTATCACTCAGCGCTCCAGCTTCCTGGAAATCCCTCGACTTAAAACGCTCATCGACAAAACCAAGCAAAGTCTCG TGCTGGTAGCCAATAAGGCAGATCTGGAAGTCGGCAGGAAGGTGACAACAGAGGAGGGACAGAGACTCGCCAAAGATTTAGGGTTTTGTATACTTATGTTTGTGCAACTGCTCTttagaaatgtaacatttcaatttgtttccctgctgattttgtttctgtgtctcaTGTGCAGATGTGGCTTCAGAGAGCTGTCAGTAGCTGAGGCAGTTTTATCAGTGGAAGCAGTAATTTTCCAACTCATCAg GCTGACGTTGGATCAGCAGCGCCCCCTACCTGACAGGCGCTCCTACATGCTGACAGTCCGCCATGCTTTGACCAGGAAGCTGACGCGCTCAAAGACAATGCAGTGGTGA
- the LOC116716115 gene encoding ras-related and estrogen-regulated growth inhibitor isoform X8, whose product MVPVKLLILGAQNTGKTALCVRFITKRFIGEYDHKTEVTYRCSRTVDQETVDLEILDLPCKRSSFLEIPRLKTLIDKTKQSLVFPTVLVANKADLEVGRKVTTEEGQRLAKDLGCGFRELSVAEAVLSVEAVIFQLIRLTLDQQRPLPDRRSYMLTVRHALTRKLTRSKTMQW is encoded by the exons ATGGTTCCTGTTAAACTCCTCATTCTGGGAGCTCAGAACACTGGAAAAACAG CACTGTGTGTTCGGTTTATAACGAAGCGTTTTATTGGTGAATATGACCATAAGACGG AGGTGACATACAGATGTAGTCGGACAGTGGACCAGGAAACTGTTGATCTGGAGATCTTGGATTTACCTTGTAAG CGCTCCAGCTTCCTGGAAATCCCTCGACTTAAAACGCTCATCGACAAAACCAAGCAAAGTCTCG TTTTTCCTACAGTGCTGGTAGCCAATAAGGCAGATCTGGAAGTCGGCAGGAAGGTGACAACAGAGGAGGGACAGAGACTCGCCAAAGATTTAGG ATGTGGCTTCAGAGAGCTGTCAGTAGCTGAGGCAGTTTTATCAGTGGAAGCAGTAATTTTCCAACTCATCAg GCTGACGTTGGATCAGCAGCGCCCCCTACCTGACAGGCGCTCCTACATGCTGACAGTCCGCCATGCTTTGACCAGGAAGCTGACGCGCTCAAAGACAATGCAGTGGTGA
- the LOC116716115 gene encoding ras-related and estrogen-regulated growth inhibitor isoform X6: MVPVKLLILGAQNTGKTALCVRFITKRFIGEYDHKTEVTYRCSRTVDQETVDLEILDLPCKNSVASIESSIRWADGFLLLYSITQRSSFLEIPRLKTLIDKTKQSLVLVANKADLEVGRKVTTEEGQRLAKDLGCGFRELSVAEAVLSVEAVIFQLIRLTLDQQRPLPDRRSYMLTVRHALTRKLTRSKTMQW, from the exons ATGGTTCCTGTTAAACTCCTCATTCTGGGAGCTCAGAACACTGGAAAAACAG CACTGTGTGTTCGGTTTATAACGAAGCGTTTTATTGGTGAATATGACCATAAGACGG AGGTGACATACAGATGTAGTCGGACAGTGGACCAGGAAACTGTTGATCTGGAGATCTTGGATTTACCTTGTAAG AACTCTGTGGCTTCTATTGAGTCCTCCATTCGCTGGGCTGATGGTTTCCTACTGCTCTACTCTATCACTCAGCGCTCCAGCTTCCTGGAAATCCCTCGACTTAAAACGCTCATCGACAAAACCAAGCAAAGTCTCG TGCTGGTAGCCAATAAGGCAGATCTGGAAGTCGGCAGGAAGGTGACAACAGAGGAGGGACAGAGACTCGCCAAAGATTTAGG ATGTGGCTTCAGAGAGCTGTCAGTAGCTGAGGCAGTTTTATCAGTGGAAGCAGTAATTTTCCAACTCATCAg GCTGACGTTGGATCAGCAGCGCCCCCTACCTGACAGGCGCTCCTACATGCTGACAGTCCGCCATGCTTTGACCAGGAAGCTGACGCGCTCAAAGACAATGCAGTGGTGA
- the LOC116716115 gene encoding ras-related and estrogen-regulated growth inhibitor isoform X1, producing MVPVKLLILGAQNTGKTALCVRFITKRFIGEYDHKTEVTYRCSRTVDQETVDLEILDLPCKNSVASIESSIRWADGFLLLYSITQRSSFLEIPRLKTLIDKTKQSLVFPTVLVANKADLEVGRKVTTEEGQRLAKDLGFCILMFVQLLFRNVTFQFVSLLILFLCLMCRCGFRELSVAEAVLSVEAVIFQLIRLTLDQQRPLPDRRSYMLTVRHALTRKLTRSKTMQW from the exons ATGGTTCCTGTTAAACTCCTCATTCTGGGAGCTCAGAACACTGGAAAAACAG CACTGTGTGTTCGGTTTATAACGAAGCGTTTTATTGGTGAATATGACCATAAGACGG AGGTGACATACAGATGTAGTCGGACAGTGGACCAGGAAACTGTTGATCTGGAGATCTTGGATTTACCTTGTAAG AACTCTGTGGCTTCTATTGAGTCCTCCATTCGCTGGGCTGATGGTTTCCTACTGCTCTACTCTATCACTCAGCGCTCCAGCTTCCTGGAAATCCCTCGACTTAAAACGCTCATCGACAAAACCAAGCAAAGTCTCG TTTTTCCTACAGTGCTGGTAGCCAATAAGGCAGATCTGGAAGTCGGCAGGAAGGTGACAACAGAGGAGGGACAGAGACTCGCCAAAGATTTAGGGTTTTGTATACTTATGTTTGTGCAACTGCTCTttagaaatgtaacatttcaatttgtttccctgctgattttgtttctgtgtctcaTGTGCAGATGTGGCTTCAGAGAGCTGTCAGTAGCTGAGGCAGTTTTATCAGTGGAAGCAGTAATTTTCCAACTCATCAg GCTGACGTTGGATCAGCAGCGCCCCCTACCTGACAGGCGCTCCTACATGCTGACAGTCCGCCATGCTTTGACCAGGAAGCTGACGCGCTCAAAGACAATGCAGTGGTGA
- the LOC116716115 gene encoding ras-related and estrogen-regulated growth inhibitor isoform X3 codes for MVPVKLLILGAQNTGKTALCVRFITKRFIGEYDHKTEVTYRCSRTVDQETVDLEILDLPCKNSVASIESSIRWADGFLLLYSITQRSSFLEIPRLKTLIDKTKQSLVFPTVLVANKADLEVGRKVTTEEGQRLAKDLGFCILMFVQLLFRNVTFQFVSLLILFLCLMCRCGFRELSVAEAVLSVEAVIFQLISLPWRCSYVVSCATG; via the exons ATGGTTCCTGTTAAACTCCTCATTCTGGGAGCTCAGAACACTGGAAAAACAG CACTGTGTGTTCGGTTTATAACGAAGCGTTTTATTGGTGAATATGACCATAAGACGG AGGTGACATACAGATGTAGTCGGACAGTGGACCAGGAAACTGTTGATCTGGAGATCTTGGATTTACCTTGTAAG AACTCTGTGGCTTCTATTGAGTCCTCCATTCGCTGGGCTGATGGTTTCCTACTGCTCTACTCTATCACTCAGCGCTCCAGCTTCCTGGAAATCCCTCGACTTAAAACGCTCATCGACAAAACCAAGCAAAGTCTCG TTTTTCCTACAGTGCTGGTAGCCAATAAGGCAGATCTGGAAGTCGGCAGGAAGGTGACAACAGAGGAGGGACAGAGACTCGCCAAAGATTTAGGGTTTTGTATACTTATGTTTGTGCAACTGCTCTttagaaatgtaacatttcaatttgtttccctgctgattttgtttctgtgtctcaTGTGCAGATGTGGCTTCAGAGAGCTGTCAGTAGCTGAGGCAGTTTTATCAGTGGAAGCAGTAATTTTCCAACTCATCAg CCTCCCCTGGCGTTGCTCCTATGTTGTTTCATGTGCGACAGGCTGA
- the LOC116716115 gene encoding ras-related and estrogen-regulated growth inhibitor isoform X7 yields MVPVKLLILGAQNTGKTALCVRFITKRFIGEYDHKTEVTYRCSRTVDQETVDLEILDLPCKNSVASIESSIRWADGFLLLYSITQRSSFLEIPRLKTLIDKTKQSLVFPTVLVANKADLEVGRKVTTEEGQRLAKDLGCGFRELSVAEAVLSVEAVIFQLISLPWRCSYVVSCATG; encoded by the exons ATGGTTCCTGTTAAACTCCTCATTCTGGGAGCTCAGAACACTGGAAAAACAG CACTGTGTGTTCGGTTTATAACGAAGCGTTTTATTGGTGAATATGACCATAAGACGG AGGTGACATACAGATGTAGTCGGACAGTGGACCAGGAAACTGTTGATCTGGAGATCTTGGATTTACCTTGTAAG AACTCTGTGGCTTCTATTGAGTCCTCCATTCGCTGGGCTGATGGTTTCCTACTGCTCTACTCTATCACTCAGCGCTCCAGCTTCCTGGAAATCCCTCGACTTAAAACGCTCATCGACAAAACCAAGCAAAGTCTCG TTTTTCCTACAGTGCTGGTAGCCAATAAGGCAGATCTGGAAGTCGGCAGGAAGGTGACAACAGAGGAGGGACAGAGACTCGCCAAAGATTTAGG ATGTGGCTTCAGAGAGCTGTCAGTAGCTGAGGCAGTTTTATCAGTGGAAGCAGTAATTTTCCAACTCATCAg CCTCCCCTGGCGTTGCTCCTATGTTGTTTCATGTGCGACAGGCTGA
- the LOC116716115 gene encoding ras-related and estrogen-regulated growth inhibitor isoform X9 yields MVPVKLLILGAQNTGKTALCVRFITKRFIGEYDHKTEVTYRCSRTVDQETVDLEILDLPCKNSVASIESSIRWADGFLLLYSITQRSSFLEIPRLKTLIDKTKQSLVLVANKADLEVGRKVTTEEGQRLAKDLGCGFRELSVAEAVLSVEAVIFQLISLPWRCSYVVSCATG; encoded by the exons ATGGTTCCTGTTAAACTCCTCATTCTGGGAGCTCAGAACACTGGAAAAACAG CACTGTGTGTTCGGTTTATAACGAAGCGTTTTATTGGTGAATATGACCATAAGACGG AGGTGACATACAGATGTAGTCGGACAGTGGACCAGGAAACTGTTGATCTGGAGATCTTGGATTTACCTTGTAAG AACTCTGTGGCTTCTATTGAGTCCTCCATTCGCTGGGCTGATGGTTTCCTACTGCTCTACTCTATCACTCAGCGCTCCAGCTTCCTGGAAATCCCTCGACTTAAAACGCTCATCGACAAAACCAAGCAAAGTCTCG TGCTGGTAGCCAATAAGGCAGATCTGGAAGTCGGCAGGAAGGTGACAACAGAGGAGGGACAGAGACTCGCCAAAGATTTAGG ATGTGGCTTCAGAGAGCTGTCAGTAGCTGAGGCAGTTTTATCAGTGGAAGCAGTAATTTTCCAACTCATCAg CCTCCCCTGGCGTTGCTCCTATGTTGTTTCATGTGCGACAGGCTGA
- the ndufs1 gene encoding NADH-ubiquinone oxidoreductase 75 kDa subunit, mitochondrial: protein MLRLPAVGRALAGAAKGSLAPSNPVRSAVRAASNMVEVFVDGKPVEVEPGTTVLQACEKAGIQIPRFCYHERLSVAGNCRMCLVEIEKAPKPVAACAMPVMKGWNILTNSEKTHKAREGVMEFLLANHPLDCPICDQGGECDLQDQSMQFGSDRSRFTEGKRAVEDKNIGPLIKTIMTRCIQCTRCVRFASEIAGVEDLGTTGRGNELQIGTYVEKMFMSELSGNIIDVCPVGALTSKPYAFTARPWETRKTESIDVLDSVGCNIVVSTRGGEVMRVMPRLHEDINEEWISDKTRFAYDGLKRQRLTQPMVKDNSGQLTPTTWEDALTRVAGALQSVQGSEVAAIVGGMADAEALVSLKDLLNRLDSESLCTEEVFPVAGAGTDLRSNYLLNSRIAGIEECDLLLLVGTNPRYEAPLFNARIRKSWLHNELRVALVGHQVDLTYTYEHLGEESSVLKELANGTHPFSQVLAAATHPAVVVGSSALQREDGAAILSAVSTIAQNARASSGVEDGWKVLNVLHRVASQVAALDLGYKAGVDTIRKNPPKVLFLLGADAGCITRADLPKDCLIIYQGHHGDVGAPMADIILPGAAYTEKNGTYVNTEGRSQHTKLAVTPPGMARDDWKIIRAVSELAGVTLPYDSLEEVRSRLAEVSPNLVRYDDVEEANYFKQANELSKTVSQDLIAAPLVPPQVTAKDFYMTDSISRASQTMAKCVKALTEGAAAVDEPSVC, encoded by the exons ATGTTGCGACTGCCAGCAGTTGGTCGAGCTCTAGCCGGGGCTGCAAAGGGCAGCCTGGCTCCTTCCAATCCCG TGCGCTCTGCTGTGCGCGCTGCCAGCAACATGGTGGAAGTGTTTGTGGATGGGAAACCAGTAGAGGTGGAGCCTGGGACCACAGTCCTGCAA GCTTGTGAGAAAGCAGGAATTCAGATCCCGAGGTTCTGCTACCACGAGCGTCTCTCGGTTGCAGGAAACTGCCGGATGTGTCTTGTGGAGATTGAGAAAGCCCCAAAG CCAGTGGCAGCCTGTGCCATGCCCGTCATGAAAGGTTGGAATATCCTCACAAACTCGGAAAAGACACACAAAGCCAG AGAGGGTGTGATGGAGTTCCTGCTGGCAAACCACCCACTGGACTGCCCCATTTGTGATCAGGGTGGAGAGTGTGACCTGCAG GACCAGTCCATGCAATTCGGCTCAGACCGCAGCCGTTTCACAGAAGGAAAGAGAGCAGTGGAGGACAAAAACATCGGACCGCTCATCAAGACCATCATGACCCGCTGCATCCAGTGCACACGCTGCGTCCG TTTTGCCAGTGAGATCGCCGGAGTGGAAGACCTGGGAACGACAGGAAGAGGAAACGAGCTGCAGATCGGGACATATGTGGAGAAGATGTTCATGTCAGAACTGTCTGGGAACATCATAGACGTCTGTCCTGTCGGGGCGCTGACCTCCAAACCCTACGCTTTCACCGCCAGACCCTGGGAGACGAG GAAAACTGAGTCGATTGACGTGTTGGACTCTGTGGGCTGCAACATCGTGGTGAGCACAAGAGGAGGTGAGGTGATGAGGGTGATGCCCAGGCTGCATGAAGACATTAATGAAGAATGGATCTCTGATAAAACCAG GTTTGCTTACGATGGGCTGAAGAGGCAGAGGCTGACCCAACCAATGGTGAAGGACAATTCAGGTCAGCTGACACCAACCACCTGGGAGGATGCTCTCACTCGTGTTGCAGGAGCT CTCCAGAGCGTTCAGGGCAGCGAGGTCGCGGCCATTGTAGGAGGGATGGCAGACGCCGAAGCTCTGGTTTCCCTCAAAGATCTCCTCAACAGACTCGACTCTGAGAGCCTCTGCACCGAGGAGGTCTTCCCCGTGGCAGGAGCAGG CACCGACTTGCGCTCCAATTACCTGTTGAACTCCCGCATCGCCGGCATCGAAGAGTGTGATCTCCTGCTGCTTGTGGGAACAAACCCTCGCTATGAGGCTCCGCTGTTCAATGCCAGAATCCGCAAGAG CTGGCTTCACAATGAGCTGCGCGTTGCCTTGGTGGGCCACCAGGTTGATCTGACTTATACATATGAGCACCTGGGAGAGGAGAGTTCAGTCTTGAAGGAGCTGGCCAATGGCACGCATCCGTTCAGTCAG GTCCTCGCAGCTGCAACACATCCGGCTGTGGTTGTGGGAAGCAGTGCACTGCAGAGAGAAGACGGTGCTGCGATACTGAGCGCCGTCTCCACCATCGCTCAGAACGCCAGGGCCAGCAGCGGGGTGGAGGACGGCTGGAAGGTCCTCAACGTCCTGCACAG AGTGGCCAGTCAGGTGGCTGCCTTAGATCTAGGCTACAAGGCCGGTGTTGACACAATCAGGAAGAATCCACCTAAAGTCCTGTTCCTGCTCGGAGCTGATGCCGGCTGCATCACCAGAGCCGACCTGCCGAAGGACTGCCTCATTATCTACCAGG GCCATCATGGGGATGTGGGAGCTCCTATGGCAGACATCATCCTACCTGGTGCTGCGTACACGGAGAAAAACGGTACCTATGTCAACACTGAGGGCCGCAGCCAGCACACCAAGCTGGCTGTCACTCCCCCTGGCATGGCCAGAGACGACTGGAAAATTATCAGAGCTGTATCTGAG TTAGCAGGTGTGACGCTGCCCTATGACTCACTGGAAGAGGTCCGATCCAGGCTGGCAGAGGTCTCTCCCAACCTGGTCCGTTATGATGATGTAGAGGAGGCGAACTACTTCAAACAGGCCAATGAACTCTCAAAG ACTGTAAGTCAGGACCTCATTGCAGCTCCTCTGGTGCCACCTCAGGTCACCGCTAAGGACTTCTACATGACCG ACTCCATCAGCAGAGCTTCCCAAACTATGGCCAAGTGTGTCAAAGCTCTCACAGAGGGAGCCGCTGCGGTCGACGAGCCATCCGTCTGCTGA
- the unc50 gene encoding protein unc-50 homolog, translating to MLPTTSPQSNGDPSSRDAARHTAGAKRYKYLRRLLYFRQMDFEFAMWQMLYLFTSPQRVYRNFHYRKQTKDQWARDDPAFLVLLSIWLCVSTIGFGLVLDMGVVETLKLLLWVVFVDCIGVGLLISTLMWFISNKYLLKQPSRNFDVEWGYAFDVHLNAFYPLLVILHFLQLFFINHLVVINSDWFLGYFVGNTLWLIAIGYYLYITFLGYNALPFLSNTVVLLYPFALLGLLYFLSIFLGWNFTWGLCWFYKYRVQ from the exons ATGCTGCCGACTACCTCGCCACAAAGTAACGGCGACCCCAGCTCCAGGGATGCTGCCCGTCACACAGCAGGTGCCAAGCGCTACAAATACCTACGGCGACTGCTCTATTTCAGACAAATGGACTTTGAGTTCGCCATGTGGCAGATGCTTTACCTGTTCACATCGCCACAGAGGGTCTACCGCAACTTCCATTACAGGAAACAGACAAAGGACCAGTGGGCAAGGGATGATCCTGCATTTCTGGTCCTTCTCAGCATCTGGCTGTGTG tatcAACGATCGGTTTTGGTCTTGTTCTGGACATGGGAGTTGTGGAGACTTtgaagctgctgctgtgggTGGTCTTTGTCGACTGCATAGGTGTTGGTCTGCTCATATCAACCCTTATGTG gTTTATCAGCAACAAATATCTGCTGAAACAACCCAGCAGAAACTTTGACGTCGAGTGGGGTTACGCATTTGATGTTCATCTAAATGCTTTCTACCCTCTTCTAGTCATTCTGcattttttgcagcttttctttatCAACC atcttGTGGTAATAAACTCAGACTGGTTCCTGGGTTACTTTGTTGGGAACACTCTGTGGCTCATCGCCATTGGTTACTATCTCTACATCACCTTCTTGGGCTACAATG ctCTACCTTTCCTGTCGAACACTGTGGTGCTCCTCTACCCCTTCGCTCTGCTCGGCCTCCTGTACTTCCTCTCTATATTTCTGGGCTGGAACTTCACCTGGGGTCTCTGCTGGTTTTATAAGTACCGAGTCCAGTAG